One window of the Anomaloglossus baeobatrachus isolate aAnoBae1 chromosome 12, aAnoBae1.hap1, whole genome shotgun sequence genome contains the following:
- the LOC142257517 gene encoding olfactory receptor 5AP2-like yields the protein MDSTNVTSPAMFILLGLSDVPFLQDIFFFLFLVMYIVTLAGNLLLIIVVGINPTLQTPMYFFLTNLSFIDICFSSTIVPKILVNTLAKDRRISLLGCAFQMYFSLALGATECILLAVMAFDRFAAICKPLHYHTIMSKRLCISLAVGSWLGCFTNSTVHVFITFQLPYCKSHYISHFFCEIPPILQISCRDTRLNEIAMYVSAGIIVMMAFFLTLISYIHIITTILKIQSSQGRQKTFSTCASHLIVVTLYYGTIMFMYLRPRSAYFPETDRTVSILYTVVTPMLNPFIYSVRNKDVKFTIKKLFH from the coding sequence ATGGACTCTACAAATGTAACATCTCCAGCCATGTTCATCCTTCTTGGATTATCAGACGTTCCTTTTCTTCAGGATATCTTCTTCTTTCTGTTTTTGGTGATGTATATTGTAACATTAGCGGGAAATCTTTTACTCATTATTGTGGTCGGGATTAATCCAACTCTACAGACCCCGATGTACTTCTTCTTGACTAATCTCTCTTTTATTGACATTTGCTTCTCATCCACCATCGTTCCCAAAATTTTAGTGAACACTCTTGCCAAAGACAGAAGAATTTCCCTGTTGGGTTGTGCGTTCCAGATGTATTTCTCTTTAGCCTTGGGGGCCACTGAGTGTATATTACTTGCAGTTATGGCCTTTGATCGATTTGCTGCCATCTGTAAGCCATTGCACTACCACACCATCATGAGCAAGCGCTTGTGCATTTCTCTAGCAGTAGGATCCTGGTTGGGGTGCTTCACGAACTCCACTGTTCACGTGTTCATTACCTTCCAACTACCCTACTGTAAGTCCCACTATATCAGCCATTTCTTTTGTGAGATACCTCCAATTTTGCAAATATCTTGCAGAGATACCAGACTCAACGAAATAGCAATGTATGTTTCTGCAGGTATCATTGTTATGATGGCTTTCTTCTTAACTCTAATTTCATACATCCACATCATCACCACCATTTTGAAGATCCAGTCTTCTCAAGGAAGGCAGAAGACATTCTCAACATGCGCCTCCCACCTCATTGTAGTCACTCTCTACTATGGGACAATTATGTTCATGTATCTACGACCGCGTTCTGCCTATTTTCCTGAAACAGACAGGACTGTATCAATCCTATATACCGTTGTGACTCCGATGTTGAACCCTTTTATCTATAGCGTAAGAAATAAGGACGTAAAATTTACCATAAAAAAATTGTttcactaa